A window of the Desulfobacula toluolica Tol2 genome harbors these coding sequences:
- a CDS encoding efflux RND transporter permease subunit, with amino-acid sequence MIEKIAHFIVNRRLLIAILMFIATSFFLYNALQIPIKTFFPDLLPQNHPFVKLIKKHPKFGGTNSVIVGLEVKNGDIFTQKTLQKIIDFSNDLYFLPSVDRTKVMSLGVNKVRNAKITSWGISSPSILFPEAPKTKEGIDQLKADVYSNPTYYGNLVSLDAKVALLKMGFFEDKLQPRLIYKELQKLKTRFEDENTKIHIVGDPYLYGVIFSYLPQTGMFFVITIVAMLLIAFLYTRSLRLILIPMTSACICAIWGLGFIQLLHFNLDPLILVIPLLISATALSHSIQFNRRVNEEYASTGNLRESCIITIKGLFFPGLGGILTDSMGIFLISMIPIPLMNKLGLFMFLWCLSMIPVVLVLNPVINLYLPRMKNAKKWREQRRNGFMESFLLKKIGEINCRPGASWGIVCVFLVFAVIAFYLNMDIKVGNVNEGTPILKDSSQYNQDVKFMAERLPGSMNPMLVVVEGKQEGAIKQPELLKLVDQFQACMAKIPEVTCTLSIVNLVKGINMAFWENNPKYFMLPDSARGVYANLHLLTSGGAEPGDYDTYYDFDFKNLNITLYVENHKPEVINKLLATAREFISTHKTDLAEFKLAGGRVGVIAAFNDSIMVHETTTLGVALLLTGIVTGIIFRSFLAGLLLVIPLSLASWFTFAYMAIQDIAINLQTLPVSIIAIGIGVDYGIYLLSRIREEYAIKGNLDDALKEAIGTAGNAIVLTGIVIIAGVVFWNFSDIKFQAEMGLLLSIVTIFHLLGSLLLLPAMVKIIKPQFLFKRETIAARNSGQEAVSSPLFE; translated from the coding sequence ATGATAGAGAAGATTGCACATTTTATTGTTAATCGCAGGTTATTGATCGCCATATTGATGTTTATAGCCACGAGTTTTTTTTTGTACAATGCGCTGCAGATCCCAATTAAAACATTTTTTCCGGATCTGTTGCCACAAAACCACCCCTTTGTGAAACTCATTAAAAAGCATCCCAAGTTTGGCGGAACCAATAGTGTGATTGTCGGGTTGGAGGTCAAAAACGGGGATATTTTTACGCAAAAAACCCTTCAGAAAATCATTGATTTCAGCAATGATCTTTATTTTCTTCCCAGTGTTGACCGAACAAAAGTGATGTCCCTTGGCGTTAACAAAGTAAGAAATGCCAAGATTACCTCCTGGGGCATATCAAGCCCCTCTATCTTATTTCCGGAAGCACCCAAAACAAAAGAAGGGATTGATCAGCTCAAAGCGGATGTCTACAGCAACCCAACCTATTACGGAAACCTGGTGAGCCTGGATGCCAAAGTAGCCTTGCTTAAAATGGGTTTTTTTGAAGACAAACTGCAACCTCGTCTAATTTATAAGGAGTTGCAAAAGCTTAAAACCCGCTTTGAGGATGAAAATACAAAAATTCACATTGTGGGAGATCCTTACCTTTACGGGGTCATATTCTCATATCTGCCCCAGACCGGCATGTTTTTCGTGATAACCATTGTTGCCATGCTTTTGATCGCCTTTTTGTACACGCGAAGTCTGCGTTTGATTCTGATACCCATGACTTCTGCCTGTATTTGTGCAATCTGGGGGCTTGGCTTTATACAATTGCTGCACTTCAACCTGGACCCGTTGATCCTGGTAATTCCTTTATTGATCAGTGCCACTGCCCTGAGCCATTCCATCCAGTTCAACAGGCGGGTCAACGAAGAATATGCGTCTACAGGCAACCTTAGAGAAAGCTGCATAATAACCATCAAAGGCCTTTTTTTTCCGGGTCTTGGCGGCATACTTACGGACAGCATGGGTATTTTTCTTATTTCCATGATTCCAATTCCTCTGATGAATAAACTGGGTCTGTTTATGTTTCTCTGGTGTCTGTCCATGATACCGGTTGTTCTTGTCTTAAACCCTGTGATCAATCTCTATCTCCCTAGAATGAAAAATGCTAAAAAATGGAGAGAACAAAGACGAAACGGCTTTATGGAATCTTTCCTGCTGAAAAAAATCGGGGAGATCAACTGCCGGCCAGGTGCATCCTGGGGCATTGTATGCGTTTTTTTAGTTTTTGCTGTGATTGCCTTTTATCTGAATATGGACATTAAGGTGGGCAATGTTAATGAAGGAACTCCCATTTTAAAAGATTCATCCCAGTATAACCAAGATGTGAAATTTATGGCTGAACGCCTTCCCGGCAGTATGAACCCTATGCTTGTGGTGGTGGAAGGAAAGCAAGAGGGTGCCATCAAACAACCGGAACTGCTGAAACTGGTGGATCAATTCCAGGCCTGCATGGCAAAGATTCCGGAGGTGACATGCACTCTTTCTATTGTGAATTTGGTTAAAGGCATTAACATGGCCTTCTGGGAAAATAACCCCAAATATTTCATGCTGCCCGACTCTGCCAGGGGAGTTTACGCCAACCTTCATCTGCTGACCAGTGGCGGTGCCGAGCCTGGCGATTACGATACCTATTATGATTTTGATTTCAAGAATCTCAATATCACATTGTACGTTGAAAACCACAAGCCAGAGGTCATCAATAAACTTCTTGCAACTGCGAGAGAGTTTATATCTACCCATAAGACCGACCTTGCCGAGTTCAAACTGGCAGGGGGCCGCGTTGGTGTTATTGCGGCATTCAATGACTCTATCATGGTGCATGAAACCACCACCCTGGGAGTGGCATTGCTGCTAACCGGCATTGTTACAGGCATCATATTTCGTTCATTTCTTGCGGGACTGCTTCTGGTAATACCTCTTTCTCTGGCATCCTGGTTTACCTTTGCGTACATGGCAATCCAGGACATAGCCATAAATCTTCAAACGCTCCCTGTATCAATAATCGCCATCGGTATTGGAGTGGATTACGGGATTTATCTTTTAAGCAGAATCCGTGAAGAATACGCTATAAAAGGAAATTTGGATGATGCTTTAAAAGAAGCCATCGGCACGGCGGGAAATGCTATTGTACTCACGGGAATTGTTATCATTGCTGGTGTAGTATTCTGGAATTTTTCAGACATCAAATTCCAGGCTGAGATGGGGTTGCTTTTGTCTATTGTCACCATATTTCATCTTCTGGGGAGCCTGCTCCTGCTTCCCGCTATGGTTAAAATTATAAAACCGCAGTTTCTTTTTAAAAGAGAAACTATAGCAGCGAGAAATTCCGGGCAAGAGGCTGTTTCTTCTCCACTGTTTGAATAG